The following proteins come from a genomic window of Misgurnus anguillicaudatus chromosome 10, ASM2758022v2, whole genome shotgun sequence:
- the gpn2 gene encoding GPN-loop GTPase 2, which yields MSSLPSKSPLRFGQVVIGPPGSGKTTYCRGMQEFMSHLGRKVVIVNLDPANEGLPYPCAVDISELVTLDDVMDGLKLGPNGGLIYCMEYLEANLDWLEDKLRHHQDSYFLFDCPGQVELYTHNNSVKNIFAQLSKWNFRLTAVHLVDSHYCADPAKFISVLCTSLSTMLHVELPHVNVLSKIDLIEQYGKLAFNLDFYTEVLDLSYLVEHLALDPFFKKFHQLNKKLAEVIQDYSLVSFVPLNVQDKESMMQVLRTVDKANGYCFGDLEERNLQAMMSAAVGADFQFSTTLGVQERYVEGTEKTVEDEIMDL from the exons ATGTCATCACTTCCTTCAAAATCACCCCTACGTTTCGGCCAGGTTGTAATTGGTCCACCTGGTTCAGGTAAAACCACCTATTGTCGGGGCATGCAGGAGTTCATGAGTCACCTCGGGCGCAAGGTGGTCATTGTTAACCTGGACCCTGCTAATGAAGGGCTACCATACCCATGTGCAGTGGACATATCTGAACTGGTCACACTTGATGATGTGATGGACGGTCTTAAACTTGGCCCCAATGGTGGCCTCATTTATTGTATGGAATATTTAGAGGCCAATTTGGACTGGTTAGAGGACAAGCTAAGACACCATCAAGACAGCTATTTCCTCTTTGACTGTCCAGGTCAGGTTGAACTTTACACTCATAATAATTCGGTGAAGAACATATTTGCACAGCTGTCTAAGTGGAATTTCAGG CTGACTGCAGTGCACCTGGTGGATTCCCATTACTGTGCCGATCCAGCCAAATTCATCTCTGTGCTCTGTACATCACTGTCCACCATGCTGCATGTGGAATTGCCACATGTCAACGTGCTTTCAAAAATAGACCTCATTGAGCAGTATGGCAAACTTG CATTTAATTTGGACTTCTACACTGAGGTTCTTGACCTGTCGTATTTGGTGGAGCATCTCGCTTTAGACCCTTTCTTCAAGAAGTTTCATCAACTGAATAAGAAGTTGGCTGAAGTGATCCAGGACTACAGCCTGGTGTCTTTTGTACCTCTTAATGTTCAG GACAAGGAAAGCATGATGCAGGTTTTGCGAACTGTAGACAAGGCCAATGGTTATTGTTTTGGGGACCTGGAGGAGAGGAACCTGCAGGCCATGATGTCTGCTGCTGTTGGGGCGGACTTCCAGTTCAGCAC tacTCTTGGAGTACAGGAGAGATACGTGGAAGGCACTGAGAAAACGGTGGAAGATGAAATTATGGACTTGtga